The DNA region TTACGTTTAGGTATTACACGTCTTACAAGTGGCTTTTTCTTTAACGGTTGGTCATTAGATAGTTTGACCACGCCTTTTTGTAATAAAAGGCTGTTTGGGTATGTCATCACGTCACCAGACTCGCGTTTAATTAAAATGTGAAATAATGCGATTTCAACAATCACTCCAGACATATCCTCGTCTTTTTCGACAATTCTAATTCGGTCACCAATGCGATACGGGAAGACAAAAAAGATCAACACTCCAGCAGTAATATTACTGAGAATTGACCATTGGGCGAACAAGGCCACACCTAATACGGCAAAAGCAGATGATACAAATAGTGAGACGTCTTGGTAACCTAACCCCAGTGATACAGCCATAAGCGACAGCGTAACAAAAAACATAAAGTAAGAAATAAGCCGAGTGACTAAACGACTGCGTACCTCGTTAACTTGCTTTTTTTGCGCATGCAGTTTTATCCAATTTTTGACTTGGCGCTGTGCAAATAAGAATACCGCTAAATATAAAACACACATCAGCAACTGATAAAACATGTTAATTCCCTGCCAGATAATGAATAGAAATAATCGAGTCGATAGCGCTAATTGG from Shewanella polaris includes:
- a CDS encoding mechanosensitive ion channel domain-containing protein encodes the protein MFYQLLMCVLYLAVFLFAQRQVKNWIKLHAQKKQVNEVRSRLVTRLISYFMFFVTLSLMAVSLGLGYQDVSLFVSSAFAVLGVALFAQWSILSNITAGVLIFFVFPYRIGDRIRIVEKDEDMSGVIVEIALFHILIKRESGDVMTYPNSLLLQKGVVKLSNDQPLKKKPLVRRVIPKRNS